In Chitinophaga nivalis, a single genomic region encodes these proteins:
- a CDS encoding ABC transporter ATP-binding protein, whose product MALQIARLTLERGIYWVKGANGSGKSTLLKAIAGVLDFSGNIHLDNISIKKMPVAYRKLVSYAEAEPVLPEFLTGLEMLALFRAARGGTAAEERYYLESMEMAAYLHQPLGTYSSGMLKKLSLVLAFLGRPTLILLDEPLITLDAASLEVLYTWITAKHSTQGTGFLLSSHQQLEQPDFPLTGMVYTADHTVKYLPE is encoded by the coding sequence ATGGCGCTGCAAATCGCCCGCCTGACGCTGGAACGGGGAATATACTGGGTGAAAGGCGCCAATGGCTCCGGAAAAAGTACCCTGCTGAAAGCGATAGCAGGTGTGCTGGATTTCTCCGGAAATATCCATCTCGATAATATCAGTATAAAAAAAATGCCGGTGGCATACCGGAAGCTGGTCAGTTATGCGGAAGCAGAACCGGTATTACCGGAATTCCTTACCGGCCTGGAAATGCTGGCATTGTTCCGGGCAGCCAGAGGCGGTACAGCAGCCGAAGAGCGGTATTACCTGGAAAGCATGGAGATGGCAGCTTATCTGCACCAGCCACTGGGTACCTATTCCAGTGGTATGCTGAAAAAACTATCGCTGGTACTGGCTTTTCTGGGGCGGCCAACCCTCATCCTGCTGGATGAACCATTGATCACCCTGGATGCCGCTTCGCTGGAGGTGCTGTATACGTGGATTACAGCAAAGCACAGCACACAGGGAACGGGTTTCCTGCTATCGTCTCATCAGCAGCTGGAACAACCTGATTTTCCGCTTACCGGTATGGTATATACAGCGGATCATACTGTAAAATACCTGCCGGAATGA
- a CDS encoding aldo/keto reductase gives MMDLTHYRTLGQSGLRVSPLALGTMTFGEDWGWGSTPATAAQILAAYLEAGGNIIDTANVYTKGHAEKIIGDYIRQSAIRRDQLVISTKFFCNLYPGDPNGGGTGRKAIIASLENSLRRLQTDYIDIYWMHAFDPHTPIAETMSALHHLVTAGKVRYIAVSDTPAWKVAQAQLLALQHGWTPFIGLQLEYSLLERTAEGELIPMAQELGLGVMPWSPLKEGVLSGKYTRENSGQPQSGRNHLRIKPAFPEATYQLIDQLIAISHTKGCSPAAVALAWVISRPGVTSTLAGARTPEQLQQNLAALAITLTPEEIQSLEALSTPVLSFPIPFLRNGVGDLAQAGTTLNGVPATVPAILPTSEQGPY, from the coding sequence ATGATGGATTTAACACACTACCGGACCCTGGGTCAATCCGGCCTGCGGGTAAGCCCGCTGGCACTGGGTACCATGACCTTCGGGGAAGACTGGGGATGGGGCAGCACACCTGCCACCGCCGCGCAAATATTAGCTGCCTATCTGGAAGCCGGCGGTAACATCATTGATACCGCCAACGTATATACGAAAGGGCATGCAGAAAAAATCATCGGGGATTATATCCGGCAATCGGCGATCCGCCGCGACCAGCTGGTGATTTCCACCAAATTCTTCTGCAATCTGTATCCGGGAGATCCCAACGGTGGCGGTACCGGCAGGAAAGCCATCATCGCTTCCCTGGAAAATTCGCTTCGCAGACTACAGACAGATTACATAGATATCTATTGGATGCATGCCTTTGATCCGCATACGCCCATCGCGGAAACCATGTCGGCCCTGCATCACCTGGTAACGGCCGGCAAAGTGCGCTACATCGCCGTATCAGATACACCAGCCTGGAAAGTAGCGCAGGCGCAACTCCTGGCACTGCAACATGGCTGGACGCCTTTCATTGGATTGCAACTGGAATATTCCCTGCTCGAACGCACCGCAGAAGGGGAGCTGATACCGATGGCTCAGGAGCTGGGACTGGGCGTCATGCCCTGGTCGCCGTTAAAAGAAGGCGTACTTAGCGGCAAATACACCCGGGAGAACAGCGGCCAGCCACAAAGCGGCAGAAACCACCTGCGGATAAAACCAGCTTTTCCGGAAGCCACCTATCAGCTGATCGACCAGCTGATTGCCATCAGCCACACCAAAGGCTGTAGCCCTGCAGCCGTGGCGCTGGCCTGGGTTATCAGCCGCCCGGGGGTAACTTCTACCCTGGCTGGCGCCCGCACGCCGGAACAGCTGCAGCAAAACCTGGCAGCTTTGGCGATTACCCTTACACCGGAAGAAATACAATCGCTGGAAGCGCTGAGCACACCCGTACTTAGCTTTCCGATACCTTTTCTGCGCAATGGCGTAGGTGACCTCGCCCAAGCGGGTACCACCCTGAACGGTGTACCGGCTACGGTGCCGGCTATACTACCCACCAGCGAACAGGGGCCTTATTAA
- the pdxR gene encoding MocR-like pyridoxine biosynthesis transcription factor PdxR: MAKETSGFIPAGIQLSKTSDVPLYMQLYTQFKDMIARGQLQPGDRVPSSRNLAAELGVSRIIVNQCFEHLIMEGYFAGKTGVGTFIAAVLPEQLLQVSTATAPAPPTEPAPASAFTSNRIADKPFQIGLPSLDRFPYHTWNKVAGNILKTFKHFHLGYEDTLGYDSLRKAIAAYLRLARGVRCDPSQVVVVTGSQQGLHLVLQLLLEPGDHVWMEDPGYYGIKLALRHARMNICPIPVQSDGLDIDYALQHYPTARMAYVTPTHQFPLGCRLSAEKRQRLLNWAAENNSWILEDDYDSEYRYEGRPTPCLQSADQHGRVIYTGTFSKVMFPGLRLAYLVLPSAELVQKCSRIKEGIDRQSPALEQFIMCGFMEQGHFIRHIHKMRLLYAERQQILITLLEQHLHAYLEVDHIPAGMHVVCRLKQPTDIALLKKALKARQLQVSFVSTFTLEHPQPPALLLGFPAFSAYKLKTATAQLLTCFEQATG, translated from the coding sequence ATGGCCAAGGAAACATCCGGATTTATCCCCGCCGGTATTCAGCTCAGCAAAACAAGCGATGTGCCGCTCTATATGCAGCTGTACACACAATTCAAAGACATGATTGCCCGCGGACAGTTACAACCCGGCGACCGCGTACCCTCCAGCCGTAATCTGGCGGCGGAGTTGGGAGTATCCCGCATTATTGTGAACCAGTGTTTTGAGCACCTCATCATGGAGGGTTATTTCGCCGGTAAAACAGGCGTAGGTACTTTCATTGCTGCCGTGCTGCCGGAACAACTCCTGCAGGTGTCAACTGCCACCGCTCCTGCTCCGCCAACGGAACCCGCGCCGGCCTCGGCCTTCACCAGTAATCGCATCGCCGACAAACCATTTCAGATAGGGTTGCCTTCTCTCGACCGTTTCCCTTACCATACCTGGAATAAAGTAGCCGGCAACATCCTCAAAACCTTTAAACATTTTCACCTCGGCTATGAAGATACCCTGGGCTATGATTCCCTGCGGAAAGCCATTGCCGCCTATCTGCGGCTGGCCCGGGGGGTCCGTTGCGACCCATCTCAGGTAGTAGTGGTTACCGGTTCCCAGCAAGGACTTCACCTGGTACTACAGCTCTTGCTGGAACCCGGCGATCATGTATGGATGGAAGATCCCGGCTATTACGGCATCAAGCTGGCACTACGACATGCCCGGATGAATATCTGCCCGATTCCCGTGCAGTCCGACGGACTCGATATAGACTATGCCTTACAACACTACCCCACCGCCCGGATGGCCTACGTAACGCCTACTCATCAGTTTCCCCTGGGATGCAGGCTATCTGCCGAAAAGCGGCAACGCCTGCTGAACTGGGCCGCCGAAAACAACAGCTGGATTCTGGAAGATGACTACGACAGCGAATACCGTTACGAAGGCCGGCCTACTCCTTGTCTGCAAAGTGCAGATCAGCATGGCAGGGTTATCTATACCGGTACTTTCAGCAAAGTCATGTTCCCCGGGCTGCGCCTCGCCTATCTGGTATTGCCTTCTGCAGAACTGGTACAAAAGTGCAGCAGAATAAAAGAGGGCATCGACCGGCAATCTCCTGCCCTGGAGCAGTTCATCATGTGCGGCTTTATGGAGCAAGGCCATTTTATCCGGCATATTCATAAAATGCGATTACTATATGCAGAACGGCAACAGATACTGATTACCCTGCTCGAACAACACCTGCATGCCTACCTGGAAGTGGATCATATTCCGGCAGGGATGCACGTTGTATGCCGGCTAAAGCAACCTACCGATATCGCCCTGCTCAAGAAAGCACTCAAGGCCCGGCAGTTGCAAGTATCTTTTGTATCCACCTTTACGCTGGAACACCCGCAACCTCCTGCCCTGCTATTGGGCTTTCCGGCATTTTCTGCCTATAAACTGAAAACAGCTACCGCACAGCTACTGACCTGCTTTGAGCAGGCCACCGGATAG
- a CDS encoding alpha/beta fold hydrolase translates to MPESRKNPGFKIVPAFLLLLLMATGVYAQTPYGNNKAAGRYQATRGIRLYYESYGKGEPLLLLHINGGSINVFSGQIPFFAKNYRVIAVDSRAHGKTTDPADSLTFEMMADDVNALLDSLHIKSCPVIGWSDGGITGLVLAMRHPEKVKKLVVSGPNLWPDTTALIPFVYDYLQRTADSLAKLPPTAANKNQLKVIRLDLLEPHLTLQQLEAIKCPTLVIGGDHDGIPVTHLVDIYRHIPQAYLWIVPSASHFIATTKKDQFNARVAEFLREPYKNIEGMNVLQ, encoded by the coding sequence ATGCCGGAATCTAGGAAAAACCCTGGTTTTAAAATCGTACCCGCTTTCCTGTTACTATTGCTGATGGCAACAGGTGTATATGCCCAGACGCCTTATGGCAACAACAAAGCTGCCGGCCGCTATCAGGCCACCAGAGGCATCCGTTTGTATTACGAAAGTTATGGCAAAGGAGAACCCTTGCTGTTGTTACATATCAATGGTGGTTCCATCAATGTATTCTCCGGGCAGATCCCTTTCTTTGCTAAAAACTATCGCGTTATTGCCGTAGATAGCCGCGCGCATGGTAAAACCACCGATCCGGCAGATTCACTGACTTTCGAAATGATGGCGGATGATGTGAATGCCTTGCTGGACAGCCTGCATATTAAAAGCTGCCCTGTCATCGGCTGGAGCGATGGTGGTATTACCGGGCTGGTACTGGCGATGCGGCATCCGGAGAAGGTAAAGAAGCTGGTGGTGTCGGGGCCTAATCTGTGGCCGGATACTACAGCCCTGATCCCGTTTGTATATGATTATTTGCAGCGTACTGCAGATAGCCTGGCGAAGTTACCGCCTACTGCGGCCAACAAAAACCAGTTAAAAGTAATCCGCCTGGATCTTTTGGAACCTCATCTGACGCTGCAACAGCTGGAAGCTATAAAATGTCCCACATTGGTAATCGGTGGCGACCATGATGGTATTCCGGTAACGCACCTGGTGGATATTTACCGGCATATACCGCAGGCTTATTTATGGATTGTACCCAGTGCCAGCCACTTTATAGCCACTACTAAAAAAGACCAGTTCAACGCACGGGTAGCCGAATTTCTACGGGAACCGTATAAAAATATTGAAGGGATGAATGTATTGCAATGA
- a CDS encoding SMI1/KNR4 family protein, with product MQQYDEQINRIKEKLSAARLKDTQLKVFGADHHTYYLDNPIDPTQLTSFEAAYQVVLPHAYKAFLCQVGNGGKSYMDAAAGPFYGIYPFGKHLDDLTTDPKTYLSRPAKIYPYMSDSRWTALNREIDSEPPLSDELYEAAVGNLFAGILPIGSQGCTYIHGLVLNGAHQGKVVNMDTDRQKPVFTFEDNFLDWYERWLDEIISGDLLNENAGWFGYTIGGTVHSLLEKFHTLTIPEAKTACLKGILSKAHITDAEAAIIESKYLAAAAGYQELWLNILVKFRYDQAVPHLITYSHISLLPVFQFVFWYAKDKARDWLPVIEKQRHQITDEETFRFCTYLLEAMAIDYGYLVVPFTRHAQEAIRQTAFYALGELKRKADYIAIFITGLGDPSNVVVHATLQALQGIKDPRLLYHYKKITNRFPDEQDYILANLEHRLAENGLSVAELRKIEPEGM from the coding sequence ATGCAGCAATACGACGAACAAATAAACAGGATTAAGGAAAAATTGTCAGCGGCCCGGTTAAAGGATACCCAATTAAAAGTTTTCGGAGCAGACCATCATACTTACTACCTGGATAACCCCATCGACCCAACGCAGTTAACCTCTTTTGAAGCAGCATATCAGGTTGTTTTACCTCATGCCTATAAAGCATTTCTCTGCCAGGTGGGCAATGGCGGCAAATCGTATATGGATGCTGCGGCCGGTCCTTTTTATGGTATATACCCTTTCGGCAAACACCTGGACGACCTCACCACAGATCCTAAAACCTATTTAAGCCGGCCGGCAAAAATATATCCTTATATGTCGGATAGTCGCTGGACAGCCCTCAACCGGGAAATAGACAGCGAACCACCGTTATCAGACGAATTGTATGAAGCCGCAGTCGGTAATCTGTTTGCCGGCATTTTGCCGATCGGATCGCAAGGCTGTACGTATATCCATGGTCTGGTGCTGAACGGCGCCCATCAGGGCAAAGTAGTGAATATGGATACAGACCGGCAAAAGCCTGTTTTTACTTTTGAAGATAATTTTCTCGACTGGTATGAACGCTGGCTGGATGAAATTATTTCCGGAGATCTCCTCAACGAAAACGCCGGCTGGTTTGGTTATACCATAGGTGGCACCGTTCATAGCCTGCTGGAGAAATTTCATACCCTCACCATTCCGGAGGCCAAAACAGCTTGTTTAAAAGGTATCCTCAGTAAAGCCCATATCACGGATGCCGAAGCGGCTATTATTGAAAGCAAATATCTGGCTGCCGCCGCCGGCTACCAGGAACTATGGCTGAATATCCTCGTAAAATTCCGATATGACCAGGCTGTTCCTCACCTGATAACGTATAGCCATATCAGTTTGCTTCCTGTATTCCAGTTCGTTTTCTGGTATGCCAAAGACAAAGCCAGGGACTGGCTGCCTGTCATCGAAAAACAACGGCATCAGATTACCGATGAAGAAACCTTCCGGTTTTGCACCTACCTGCTGGAAGCCATGGCTATTGATTATGGTTATCTGGTGGTGCCCTTTACCCGGCATGCACAGGAAGCGATCCGGCAAACCGCCTTTTATGCGCTGGGAGAACTAAAACGGAAGGCAGACTATATCGCTATTTTTATTACCGGTTTAGGTGATCCGTCCAATGTAGTCGTACACGCCACCCTACAAGCCCTGCAGGGTATTAAAGATCCCCGGTTACTGTATCATTACAAAAAAATCACCAACCGGTTTCCGGATGAACAGGATTATATTCTGGCCAATCTCGAACATCGCCTGGCAGAAAATGGCTTATCAGTTGCCGAGCTGCGGAAAATAGAGCCGGAAGGGATGTAG
- a CDS encoding acyltransferase family protein, with translation MSATPRQTYLDWLRIIAIAGILVFHAAMPYVSEWEWHLKNKETGHVLLEMNDFLHRFRMPLLFFISGMVSYYMLQHRTGGSFLGLRFRRLFIPLLVGILIIVPPQVYMQRLAEGYTGNFWDFYPTLFTTGVYPQGNISWHHLWFISYLLVYDILLAPLFIWLISAGGKRWLQRCNFLARGAFVYLLIIPSLLIYTFLFLHFSATNDLIHDYAYFPYWGLFVLVGFICVAHPLLAESLERNRRLSFTLAFTSLLFINYLRWNKLDHWQSIPGYLYDWKTYTSLAIGGICAWMWVFTAVGYGKKYLNRTSPVLPYLNEAIYPFYILHQTVIVILTYYLIGVPDGMGMKYLFTVVVTFLLTMCMYHLYIRPFAITRFLFGMKPRLSRRKASPKPATIVSTETAIPAR, from the coding sequence ATGTCCGCTACACCCAGACAAACGTACCTCGATTGGTTACGTATCATTGCCATTGCCGGCATATTGGTTTTTCATGCAGCGATGCCCTATGTTTCGGAATGGGAATGGCATTTAAAAAACAAGGAAACCGGGCATGTACTATTGGAGATGAACGATTTCCTGCATCGTTTCCGGATGCCGTTACTCTTCTTTATCTCCGGCATGGTGAGTTATTACATGCTGCAACACCGGACCGGCGGTAGTTTTCTGGGCTTACGTTTCCGCCGTTTATTCATTCCCCTGCTGGTGGGTATACTGATCATTGTACCGCCACAGGTATACATGCAAAGACTGGCCGAAGGATACACCGGCAATTTTTGGGACTTCTATCCCACTCTTTTCACCACGGGTGTTTATCCCCAAGGCAACATCAGCTGGCATCACCTGTGGTTTATCAGTTATCTGCTGGTATATGATATCCTGCTGGCGCCTTTGTTTATATGGCTGATCTCTGCCGGTGGAAAACGCTGGCTGCAACGGTGCAACTTTCTCGCCCGCGGTGCATTTGTATACCTGCTGATCATCCCCAGTCTGTTGATTTATACCTTTCTCTTTCTGCACTTTTCAGCGACCAATGACCTGATTCATGATTATGCCTACTTCCCTTACTGGGGGCTCTTTGTATTGGTGGGCTTTATCTGTGTGGCCCATCCCCTGCTGGCGGAAAGCCTGGAACGTAACCGGCGGCTTTCCTTTACCCTGGCCTTTACCAGCCTATTGTTCATCAACTATCTGCGTTGGAACAAGCTGGATCACTGGCAATCTATTCCCGGGTATCTCTACGACTGGAAAACCTATACTTCGCTGGCCATAGGTGGTATATGTGCGTGGATGTGGGTATTCACCGCTGTTGGCTATGGCAAAAAATATCTCAACCGTACCAGTCCGGTGCTGCCCTATCTGAATGAAGCTATCTATCCTTTTTACATCCTGCACCAGACAGTTATTGTGATACTCACCTACTACCTGATAGGCGTGCCGGATGGTATGGGCATGAAGTACCTCTTTACCGTTGTCGTGACCTTCCTGCTCACCATGTGTATGTATCATCTGTATATCCGGCCATTTGCGATCACCCGTTTTTTGTTTGGTATGAAGCCACGCCTTTCACGCCGGAAGGCCAGCCCGAAACCGGCCACCATTGTTTCTACCGAAACGGCTATTCCTGCCAGATAA
- a CDS encoding sensor histidine kinase, with protein MLKFLWKYIFPACYGLLVYFTIRLLADANSGMRFWERWWVINAIEISCSIVMGYFFVWMFHRLYDYFDRKWHMVFSYRHITRELWYVFIVNLVVQNLFLTPMAALTDDGLQWYDLVNINIIPLFYAFIYYGIKRSSTYLQAYIQHQLQLEKLTNDQLQTELKFLKAQYHPHFLFNALNTIYFQMDEDIGAAKKTMEQFAELLRYQLYDQQDTVPVRQEIQYLQNFIELQKIRSSSKLQLSVEIDAQLQEQQIYPLLFLPLVENAFKYIGGQYRLHIQLQQQSPGIRFRITNSVPASTTATRPGGIGLENLKRRLALLYPGQHLFATHIQEDDFIAELNLTLPA; from the coding sequence ATGCTGAAATTTCTCTGGAAATATATTTTCCCCGCCTGTTATGGGTTACTGGTATACTTTACCATACGGTTGCTGGCAGATGCCAATTCCGGTATGCGTTTCTGGGAACGATGGTGGGTAATTAATGCCATAGAAATAAGTTGCAGCATCGTCATGGGCTATTTTTTTGTGTGGATGTTTCACCGGCTGTACGACTACTTTGACCGGAAATGGCATATGGTCTTTTCTTACCGGCATATCACCAGGGAGCTGTGGTATGTATTTATCGTTAATCTGGTTGTACAGAACCTGTTCCTTACTCCCATGGCAGCCTTAACTGACGACGGATTACAATGGTACGACCTGGTTAACATCAATATTATTCCACTTTTTTATGCCTTTATTTACTATGGCATCAAACGCAGCAGCACCTATCTGCAGGCCTATATACAACATCAGCTGCAACTGGAAAAACTGACCAACGACCAGTTACAGACAGAGCTGAAATTTCTGAAAGCGCAATATCATCCTCATTTTTTATTCAACGCTTTAAACACCATCTATTTTCAGATGGATGAAGATATCGGCGCCGCCAAAAAAACCATGGAACAATTTGCAGAACTGCTGCGCTACCAATTGTACGACCAACAGGACACCGTGCCTGTGCGCCAGGAAATACAGTATTTACAAAATTTTATTGAGCTGCAAAAAATCAGGTCTTCCAGCAAGCTGCAGCTATCTGTAGAGATAGATGCGCAGCTGCAGGAGCAACAGATATACCCCCTGCTTTTTTTACCTTTGGTAGAAAACGCCTTTAAGTATATCGGCGGACAATACCGGCTCCATATACAGCTGCAGCAACAATCACCGGGTATTCGTTTCCGTATCACCAATTCCGTTCCCGCCAGCACCACGGCCACACGCCCCGGTGGCATCGGACTGGAAAATCTGAAACGACGACTTGCACTGCTGTATCCCGGCCAACACCTGTTTGCCACCCATATACAGGAAGACGATTTTATTGCGGAATTAAACCTTACTTTACCGGCATGA
- a CDS encoding LytR/AlgR family response regulator transcription factor has product MSNLTIRCVITDDEPLASKGLLGYAAKTGLLQVVAVCEDAVQLNTILKQQPVDLLFLDIEMPYITGIDFLKSYPSPPKVIFTTAYERYAMQGFELDVLDYLLKPISFERFLKATNKAYDYFAAQQTPDQAYFFIRSDKKLEKVLYRDILFAAALENYVAIYTADRKIITHTTLKSVQEALPAQQFIQPHKSYLVNIQHISAIEGNILHMGTHQLPISKYQKEALLEKIVNNRLLKK; this is encoded by the coding sequence ATGAGTAATTTAACCATACGTTGTGTGATCACCGATGATGAACCCCTCGCCTCCAAAGGGTTGCTGGGGTATGCCGCAAAGACCGGATTGCTGCAGGTAGTAGCGGTATGCGAAGATGCGGTGCAGCTGAATACCATCCTCAAACAACAGCCGGTAGACCTGTTATTCCTGGATATTGAAATGCCTTATATCACCGGTATTGATTTTTTAAAAAGCTATCCTTCGCCACCGAAGGTGATCTTTACAACCGCCTACGAAAGGTACGCCATGCAAGGCTTTGAGCTGGATGTGCTGGACTATCTTTTAAAACCGATCTCATTTGAACGGTTTTTAAAGGCAACGAATAAAGCCTATGATTATTTTGCAGCTCAACAGACACCAGATCAGGCTTATTTTTTTATCCGGTCAGATAAAAAACTGGAAAAGGTGTTGTACCGGGATATCCTGTTTGCAGCGGCCCTGGAAAACTATGTGGCCATTTATACCGCAGACCGGAAAATCATTACCCACACCACGTTAAAGTCCGTGCAGGAGGCGCTGCCGGCACAACAATTCATTCAGCCGCACAAGTCTTATCTCGTGAACATACAACATATCAGCGCCATTGAAGGAAATATCCTGCACATGGGTACTCACCAGCTTCCTATCAGCAAATACCAGAAGGAAGCACTATTGGAAAAGATTGTCAACAACAGATTACTGAAAAAATAA